The Petropleomorpha daqingensis genome includes a window with the following:
- a CDS encoding response regulator, whose product MRVLLADDQELLRTGFRMILSAQPDLEVVGEAVDGADAVRQVGRLRPDVVLMDVRMPGMDGIEATAAITATQPTRVLVLTTFDLDEYAFAALRAGASGFLLKDVPPAALADAIRSVAAGDAVVSPRITRQLLDRFAARLPATSAPARDDGALATLTDREREVFAEVARGHTNGEIAGRLHLSEATVKTHLTRVLAKLALRDRVQIVIFAYQNGLIDG is encoded by the coding sequence GTGCGCGTCCTCCTGGCTGACGACCAGGAGCTGCTCCGGACCGGGTTCCGCATGATCCTCTCGGCCCAGCCCGACCTCGAGGTCGTCGGTGAGGCCGTGGACGGCGCCGACGCGGTCCGGCAGGTCGGCCGCCTCCGGCCGGACGTCGTCCTCATGGACGTCCGGATGCCGGGCATGGACGGGATCGAGGCCACCGCCGCGATCACCGCCACCCAGCCCACCCGGGTCCTGGTGCTCACCACCTTCGACCTGGACGAGTACGCCTTCGCGGCGCTGCGGGCCGGTGCCAGCGGGTTCCTGCTCAAGGACGTCCCACCGGCTGCGCTGGCCGACGCGATCCGCTCGGTGGCCGCCGGGGACGCCGTCGTCAGCCCGCGGATCACCCGTCAGCTGCTGGACCGCTTCGCGGCGCGGCTGCCCGCGACGAGTGCTCCCGCCCGGGACGACGGCGCGCTCGCGACGCTCACCGACCGGGAGCGGGAGGTCTTCGCCGAGGTGGCCCGCGGGCACACGAACGGCGAGATCGCGGGCCGTCTGCACCTGTCCGAGGCGACCGTGAAGACCCACCTCACCCGCGTGCTGGCCAAGCTCGCCCTGCGCGACCGCGTGCAGATCGTGATCTTCGCCTACCAGAACGGGCTGATCGACGGCTAA
- a CDS encoding alpha/beta fold hydrolase, with protein MDGVREVVCSDDGTPIGLVTAGSGPPLLLVHGGLSGRWRFAPLWAQLVPHFRVTAIDRRGRGSSGDGAEYALQREFEDVRAVASHLTTDGPIDVFAHSIGGVVVLGAAGLGAPLRRIALYEPPGPVTVTADWLDRLRALIAAGRPGPAIASFLIEVIGLTPEQVAELRDAPPGPDDVLAIASRTLVREGEALAALDLAALAGPVVQPVLLMLGSASPPWAASVVRDLSTALPRADVVEMADADHEGVDTAAETVAEHLVRFFGLA; from the coding sequence GTGGACGGCGTCCGCGAGGTGGTCTGCAGCGACGACGGCACCCCGATCGGCCTGGTGACGGCGGGGTCCGGCCCGCCGCTGCTGCTGGTGCACGGCGGGCTGTCCGGCCGGTGGCGCTTCGCGCCGCTGTGGGCGCAGCTCGTGCCGCACTTCCGGGTCACCGCGATCGACCGGCGGGGGAGGGGGAGCAGCGGCGACGGTGCCGAGTACGCGTTGCAGCGGGAGTTCGAGGACGTGCGCGCGGTCGCCTCGCACCTGACGACGGACGGGCCGATCGACGTCTTCGCGCACAGCATCGGCGGCGTCGTCGTCCTCGGCGCCGCGGGCCTCGGTGCGCCGCTGCGGCGGATCGCTCTCTACGAGCCGCCCGGACCGGTCACCGTGACCGCCGACTGGCTGGACCGGTTGCGGGCGCTGATCGCGGCCGGCCGCCCGGGTCCGGCGATCGCGAGCTTCCTGATCGAGGTGATCGGCCTGACGCCGGAGCAGGTGGCCGAGCTGCGCGACGCGCCGCCCGGGCCGGACGACGTCCTGGCCATCGCCTCCCGGACGCTCGTGCGCGAAGGCGAGGCGCTCGCGGCCCTCGACCTGGCCGCGCTGGCCGGTCCGGTGGTGCAGCCGGTCCTGCTGATGCTGGGTTCCGCGAGCCCGCCGTGGGCAGCATCCGTGGTCCGGGACCTGAGCACGGCCCTGCCCCGCGCCGACGTGGTCGAGATGGCCGACGCCGACCACGAGGGCGTCGACACCGCCGCGGAGACGGTGGCCGAGCACCTGGTCCGGTTCTTCGGACTGGCCTGA
- a CDS encoding (2Fe-2S)-binding protein yields MDGEAQRQVVAALPPAAAYGLVAPPGSPPLPVRELADVDRLGEIVAAHAALYPGASIGVATTVWWYLASAVLAGPPAAGALAGVPLSADPDDLDLHVGPAGMPAAAVSRRLGPDDAGPALGATFGLLVDGLCALSGLRPRPLWAIATDSLATRLLALGRAQHRLDLATTLAQELVVSSGAPVPVPRFVDVVGARFLVRSSCCLLYRAGGDLCTSCPRRPSGERRALLERAAPGFR; encoded by the coding sequence GTGGACGGCGAGGCGCAGCGGCAGGTCGTCGCCGCCCTCCCACCGGCGGCCGCCTACGGCCTGGTCGCCCCGCCCGGCTCTCCCCCGCTCCCGGTCCGCGAGCTCGCCGATGTCGACCGGCTGGGTGAGATCGTCGCCGCGCACGCGGCGCTCTACCCGGGTGCCTCGATCGGCGTGGCGACGACGGTCTGGTGGTACCTCGCCTCCGCCGTCCTGGCCGGTCCGCCGGCGGCCGGCGCCCTGGCCGGGGTGCCGCTGTCCGCCGATCCCGACGACCTCGACCTGCACGTCGGTCCGGCGGGCATGCCGGCCGCCGCGGTCTCCCGCAGGCTGGGTCCGGACGACGCCGGCCCGGCGCTCGGCGCCACCTTCGGCCTGCTCGTCGACGGCCTCTGCGCCCTCAGCGGTCTGCGTCCGCGGCCGCTCTGGGCGATCGCCACCGACTCGCTGGCGACCCGGCTGCTCGCGCTCGGGCGGGCTCAGCACCGGCTGGACCTCGCCACGACGCTCGCCCAGGAGCTCGTCGTCTCCAGCGGGGCGCCGGTCCCCGTGCCCCGGTTCGTCGACGTCGTCGGCGCCCGCTTCCTCGTCCGCAGCTCCTGCTGCCTGCTCTACCGCGCCGGGGGCGACCTCTGCACCTCCTGTCCCCGTCGCCCGTCCGGCGAGCGGCGGGCCCTGCTCGAACGGGCCGCGCCCGGCTTCCGCTGA
- a CDS encoding glycine-rich protein, with protein sequence MNAQTRNLRGRTGRRIAPLAALVTGLGSAAIALAPAAQAETTTQFFSYTGGEQTFVVPDGVTSIHVLAVGGHGGEVEQSPPIRGGSGAVVEADADVAPGQTLYVNVGGNGVAAQPTTAVGLVPGGFNGGGAGSNSGGSGGGGASDVRTTSRMASESLESRVLVAGGGGGASSVGAGGSSSEIGQDGGSGAIVDGQGGHGATAAAGGAEGLGTGMVATAGALGTGGDGGYTPSGLYASGGGGGGGGGYHGGGGGGGGDPRAGGGGGGDPRAGGGGGGSSFVNPKVGQAFSFATDTSGTPRIVISYVVPVPPRATTTPASGVGQTGATLNGVVDPEGLPTTYDFEYWTDGTHPVSTDAGDAGSGTALRAVSSTITGLAPSTEYHYRLVATNGTGQSADGGEVTFTTAAAPTQAPPTVTTGSASGVGQTGATLNGVVNPNGAPTSYQFEYGTNPFGLGSVTDRPDLPSPTGQQFVSLPLSGLAPGTEYFYRLDAFADNGMITVGEVRSFTTAAAPVQSPPLVTTSAASSVSQTGGTLNGVVNPQGAGTTYHYDYGTGTGYGSSTPETGLSATTGQQFVTAPVSGLAPGTTYHYRLVATNTGGTTTGDDRTFTTAAAPKPPAPQASTSPATGVGTTEATLHGAVNPRGSTTVYFFQYGTTTSYGQSTSKASAGSGTTSKTVQSALSGLKRHTTYHFRVVAVSANGVTYGADRTFRTS encoded by the coding sequence GTGAACGCCCAGACCCGGAACCTCCGCGGCCGGACCGGCCGCCGCATCGCTCCACTCGCCGCCCTGGTCACCGGCCTGGGCTCTGCCGCCATCGCATTGGCACCAGCAGCGCAGGCGGAGACGACGACGCAGTTCTTCTCCTACACCGGCGGAGAGCAGACGTTCGTGGTCCCGGACGGGGTGACCAGCATCCACGTCCTCGCCGTGGGCGGACACGGCGGAGAGGTGGAGCAGTCGCCGCCGATCCGCGGCGGCTCCGGCGCGGTCGTCGAGGCAGACGCGGACGTTGCTCCTGGCCAGACGCTGTACGTGAACGTGGGTGGCAACGGCGTCGCAGCTCAACCCACCACCGCCGTCGGGCTGGTTCCAGGCGGATTCAACGGGGGCGGCGCGGGAAGCAATTCCGGCGGCTCCGGCGGTGGCGGCGCCTCGGACGTGCGGACCACGTCCCGCATGGCGAGCGAATCCCTCGAGTCGCGCGTACTCGTGGCCGGCGGCGGGGGCGGCGCCTCCAGCGTGGGGGCGGGAGGCTCCAGTTCCGAGATCGGGCAGGACGGGGGATCCGGGGCCATCGTCGACGGGCAGGGAGGTCATGGCGCCACCGCGGCGGCAGGAGGCGCCGAGGGGCTGGGCACCGGGATGGTCGCGACGGCCGGCGCTCTGGGGACTGGCGGGGACGGCGGCTATACCCCGTCCGGCCTCTATGCCTCCGGTGGTGGTGGCGGCGGTGGAGGCGGCTACCACGGTGGCGGCGGTGGAGGCGGCGGCGACCCTCGCGCGGGGGGTGGAGGCGGCGGCGACCCTCGCGCGGGGGGTGGTGGCGGTGGCTCCAGCTTCGTGAACCCCAAGGTCGGTCAGGCGTTCTCCTTCGCCACCGACACCAGCGGCACGCCGCGGATCGTGATCAGCTATGTCGTCCCCGTCCCGCCGCGGGCCACCACCACGCCGGCCAGCGGCGTCGGCCAGACCGGCGCCACCCTCAACGGCGTGGTCGACCCCGAGGGTCTGCCGACCACGTACGACTTCGAGTACTGGACCGACGGCACCCATCCCGTCAGCACCGACGCCGGCGATGCCGGCTCGGGCACGGCGCTGCGGGCCGTCTCCAGCACGATCACCGGGCTGGCGCCGAGCACGGAGTACCACTACCGGCTGGTCGCCACCAACGGCACCGGCCAGTCGGCCGACGGCGGCGAGGTCACGTTCACCACGGCGGCGGCACCGACCCAGGCACCTCCCACCGTGACGACCGGTTCGGCCAGCGGCGTCGGTCAGACCGGCGCCACCCTCAACGGCGTCGTCAACCCGAACGGCGCTCCCACGAGCTACCAGTTCGAGTACGGGACGAACCCCTTCGGCCTCGGGTCCGTCACCGACCGGCCCGACCTGCCCTCGCCCACGGGCCAGCAGTTCGTCTCGCTCCCGCTGAGCGGACTCGCCCCGGGGACCGAGTACTTCTACCGGCTGGACGCCTTCGCCGACAACGGCATGATCACCGTCGGAGAGGTCCGGAGCTTCACCACCGCGGCCGCCCCCGTGCAGTCGCCGCCCCTGGTGACGACCAGTGCGGCGAGCTCGGTGAGCCAGACCGGCGGCACGCTCAACGGTGTGGTGAACCCGCAGGGTGCCGGCACGACCTACCACTACGACTACGGCACGGGGACCGGGTACGGGTCCTCGACCCCGGAGACCGGTCTGTCCGCCACCACCGGCCAGCAGTTCGTGACCGCGCCCGTGTCCGGTCTCGCCCCTGGCACCACGTACCACTACCGCCTGGTCGCGACGAACACCGGTGGGACGACGACCGGTGACGACCGCACCTTCACGACCGCCGCCGCTCCGAAGCCGCCCGCGCCGCAGGCCAGCACCTCGCCGGCCACGGGCGTCGGGACCACCGAGGCCACGCTGCACGGCGCGGTCAACCCCCGCGGCTCGACCACCGTCTACTTCTTCCAGTACGGCACGACCACCAGCTACGGGCAGAGCACGTCCAAGGCGTCCGCCGGCTCGGGGACGACGAGCAAGACCGTCCAGAGCGCGCTCTCCGGGCTCAAGCGGCACACCACCTATCACTTCCGGGTGGTCGCGGTGAGCGCCAACGGAGTCACGTACGGCGCCGACCGGACGTTCCGCACGAGCTGA
- a CDS encoding SRPBCC domain-containing protein codes for MSTVRPVRRQVVVGAPPERAFALFTERIGEWWPLGAGHSVFGEGGTVAFEGGELVERSGDRVAVWGKVLTWEPPGTLELTWHPGRAAEITTRVRVTFEPDDERTLVTLEHDGWERLAEPQAARDDYDEGWPVVLARFAALLEDRWFALLHRPGPSLPEGASIFAQPEFAEHLAFLGRLRERGLLVAAGPVLGGEDGSGMTVVRVRPEHGDVDVEELATKDDLCVAQGFLAVEVRPGV; via the coding sequence GTGAGCACCGTCCGGCCCGTCCGCCGTCAGGTCGTCGTGGGCGCCCCGCCCGAGCGCGCGTTCGCGCTGTTCACCGAGCGCATCGGCGAGTGGTGGCCGCTCGGCGCAGGCCACAGCGTCTTCGGCGAGGGCGGCACGGTCGCCTTCGAGGGCGGGGAGCTGGTCGAGCGGTCCGGAGACCGGGTCGCGGTATGGGGGAAGGTGCTCACCTGGGAGCCGCCCGGCACCCTCGAGCTCACCTGGCACCCCGGTCGCGCGGCGGAGATCACCACCCGCGTCCGCGTGACCTTCGAGCCCGACGACGAGCGCACCCTCGTCACGCTCGAGCACGACGGCTGGGAGCGGCTGGCCGAACCGCAGGCCGCCCGCGACGACTACGACGAGGGCTGGCCGGTCGTCCTCGCCCGGTTCGCCGCCCTGCTCGAGGACCGCTGGTTCGCGCTGCTGCACCGGCCGGGTCCCTCGCTCCCGGAGGGCGCCTCGATCTTCGCCCAGCCGGAGTTCGCCGAGCACCTGGCGTTCCTGGGCCGGCTGCGCGAGCGCGGGCTGCTGGTGGCCGCCGGCCCGGTGCTCGGCGGCGAGGACGGCTCGGGGATGACCGTCGTCCGGGTGCGGCCCGAACACGGGGACGTCGACGTCGAGGAGCTCGCCACGAAGGACGACCTCTGCGTCGCGCAGGGCTTCCTCGCCGTCGAGGTCCGCCCTGGCGTGTGA
- a CDS encoding CbtA family protein, whose amino-acid sequence MPHPRSFIAFGVLAGAIGGLLAFVFAWIFAEPLIQQAIDYESGRHEAQEALDRAAGVSTGDHEHEIFSRAVQGNLGAGVGIVLFGVAMGALVAVVYVVLLGRVGQLGPRSLALLVAGGGFLGVFLVPFLKYPANPPAIGHEETITVRGTLYLVMVATSIVLLIVAVAVGRRLQARLGTWNASLAGGAVFVVLIGIVMAVLPSAGDLAANVAIYGHHATETPLPLEDAEGTIVFPGFPADVLAGFRLYSLLAQVILWGAIGLVFGVLADRLLRRSAERSPSSVHA is encoded by the coding sequence GTGCCGCACCCTCGCTCGTTCATCGCGTTCGGCGTCCTCGCGGGGGCGATCGGGGGCCTCCTGGCCTTCGTCTTCGCGTGGATCTTCGCCGAGCCGCTGATCCAGCAGGCCATCGACTACGAGTCCGGTCGCCACGAGGCGCAGGAAGCGCTGGACCGCGCCGCGGGCGTGTCCACCGGTGACCACGAGCACGAGATCTTCAGCCGGGCGGTGCAGGGCAACCTCGGCGCCGGCGTCGGCATCGTGCTGTTCGGCGTCGCCATGGGCGCGCTGGTCGCCGTCGTCTACGTCGTCCTGCTGGGCCGGGTCGGTCAGCTGGGCCCGCGGTCGCTGGCGCTGCTGGTCGCCGGCGGCGGCTTCCTCGGCGTGTTCCTCGTGCCGTTCCTGAAGTACCCGGCGAACCCGCCGGCCATCGGGCACGAGGAGACCATCACCGTCCGCGGGACGCTGTACCTGGTCATGGTCGCCACCTCGATCGTGCTGCTGATCGTCGCGGTGGCGGTCGGCCGGCGGCTGCAGGCCCGGCTGGGCACCTGGAACGCCTCGCTCGCCGGCGGCGCCGTGTTCGTCGTCCTCATCGGGATCGTCATGGCGGTGCTCCCCTCGGCCGGCGACCTCGCGGCCAACGTGGCCATCTACGGTCACCACGCCACCGAGACGCCGCTGCCGCTCGAGGACGCCGAGGGCACGATCGTGTTCCCAGGCTTCCCGGCCGACGTGCTGGCCGGCTTCCGGCTGTACTCGCTGCTCGCCCAGGTCATCCTCTGGGGCGCGATCGGACTGGTCTTCGGCGTGCTGGCCGACCGGCTGCTCCGGCGGTCCGCGGAGCGGTCGCCCAGCTCCGTTCACGCCTAG
- a CDS encoding sensor histidine kinase — MRRWGARHPWVVDGGVACLVALTGLPTTLHHPTLGPWTWLLSLALAVPLVWRRRAPAVVFGVVAAIGFQQWLIGFPIPADAAVLVALYTVAAYRPRRWALVAAAVVELGVVLVAVRFLPAGDVWGSLIFLSGLVAAAFFTGTSVQNRRAYLGALVDRATSLERERDQHARLVATAERARIARELHDIVAHSLTVVVTMSEAAAVAVDSDPAAARGAMTQVASTGRTALGEMRRLLGVLRADEQQADPGATRAPAPGLDRVDDLVASARAAGLPVRLTVSGPARQLPSTLDVTAYRVVQESLTNALKHAHDPTGVHVRLRWDDDDLAIDVTDDGRPADSTGGPPGHGLTGMRERLALFGGTVSSGPTASGGWRVRAVVPLEAAP; from the coding sequence GTGCGGCGGTGGGGTGCCCGGCACCCCTGGGTCGTGGACGGCGGCGTCGCGTGCCTGGTCGCGCTGACCGGCCTGCCGACCACGCTCCACCACCCGACGCTGGGCCCGTGGACCTGGCTGCTCAGCCTCGCCTTGGCGGTGCCGCTGGTGTGGCGGAGGCGGGCGCCCGCCGTCGTCTTCGGTGTGGTCGCGGCGATCGGGTTCCAGCAGTGGCTGATCGGCTTCCCGATCCCGGCCGACGCCGCGGTGCTCGTCGCGCTGTACACCGTCGCCGCCTACCGGCCGCGCCGCTGGGCGTTGGTGGCAGCGGCCGTCGTCGAGCTCGGGGTCGTGCTCGTCGCCGTCCGGTTCCTCCCGGCCGGTGACGTCTGGGGCTCCCTGATCTTCCTCTCCGGCCTCGTCGCGGCCGCCTTCTTCACGGGCACGAGCGTGCAGAACCGCCGCGCCTACCTCGGTGCGCTCGTCGACCGCGCCACGTCTCTCGAGCGCGAGCGCGACCAGCACGCACGGCTGGTCGCCACCGCCGAGCGCGCCCGCATCGCCCGGGAGCTGCACGACATCGTGGCGCACAGCCTGACCGTGGTCGTGACGATGTCGGAGGCGGCCGCCGTCGCCGTCGACTCCGACCCCGCCGCCGCGCGCGGGGCGATGACGCAGGTCGCGTCCACCGGCCGGACGGCACTGGGGGAGATGCGCCGGCTCCTGGGTGTCCTGCGGGCCGACGAGCAGCAGGCGGACCCGGGCGCCACGCGCGCCCCGGCGCCCGGCCTCGACCGGGTGGACGACCTGGTGGCCAGCGCACGGGCGGCCGGACTCCCGGTCCGGCTCACCGTGAGCGGCCCGGCCCGGCAGCTGCCCTCCACCCTGGACGTGACCGCCTACCGCGTCGTCCAGGAGTCGCTCACCAACGCGCTCAAGCACGCTCACGACCCCACCGGCGTCCACGTCCGCCTGCGGTGGGACGACGACGACCTCGCCATCGACGTCACCGACGACGGGCGGCCCGCCGACTCCACGGGCGGACCGCCGGGGCACGGCCTGACCGGCATGCGGGAGCGCCTCGCCCTCTTCGGCGGGACGGTCTCCTCCGGTCCGACGGCGTCGGGCGGATGGCGGGTGCGCGCCGTCGTCCCCCTGGAGGCGGCACCGTGA
- a CDS encoding maleylpyruvate isomerase N-terminal domain-containing protein, whose translation MAGDDGMRTHGMADAGRKEIAGMVLPAWDAFLAQAEDVDLSRTSRLPGWRAQEICVHLGLWPENTAMADLIASARAGGDGPQPDVDAVNARVVAAHRDASRADVLAALRANREATERYLTEEPEDLDTAPTVSVVGRLPLLTVVLGQAYELAVHGLDLADLGAPPVPDEVLLSGLAALADVTGALAAACGITGGATLTTPDGGWRFAADPQGWTVTQVGPGEASGATVEAPAAVLLEAASGRINPVPAVARRRLKVREIGGLLKLAPIVQAVPGIPGGPILQLAAKTVGGASGVLGRLFGRG comes from the coding sequence ATGGCTGGAGACGACGGCATGCGCACGCACGGGATGGCCGACGCCGGGCGGAAGGAGATCGCCGGCATGGTGCTGCCGGCGTGGGACGCCTTCCTCGCCCAGGCCGAGGACGTCGACCTCTCCCGGACCTCGCGGCTGCCGGGCTGGCGGGCGCAGGAGATCTGCGTGCACCTGGGGCTCTGGCCGGAGAACACGGCGATGGCCGACCTCATCGCGTCGGCTCGCGCGGGAGGGGACGGCCCGCAGCCCGACGTCGACGCGGTGAACGCGCGGGTGGTCGCCGCCCACCGGGACGCCTCGCGGGCCGACGTGCTCGCCGCGCTGCGCGCCAACCGGGAGGCCACCGAGCGCTACCTCACCGAGGAGCCCGAGGACCTCGACACCGCGCCGACCGTCTCGGTGGTCGGCCGGCTGCCGCTGCTCACCGTCGTCCTGGGGCAGGCGTACGAGCTGGCCGTGCACGGGCTCGACCTGGCCGACCTCGGCGCGCCGCCGGTGCCGGACGAGGTGCTGCTGTCGGGCCTGGCGGCGCTCGCCGACGTGACCGGGGCGCTCGCCGCGGCCTGCGGCATCACCGGGGGCGCGACCCTGACCACGCCGGACGGCGGATGGCGGTTCGCCGCGGACCCCCAGGGCTGGACGGTGACGCAGGTCGGCCCCGGCGAGGCGTCGGGGGCGACGGTGGAGGCACCGGCCGCCGTGCTGCTCGAGGCGGCGTCGGGCCGGATCAACCCGGTGCCGGCCGTCGCCCGGCGCCGGCTGAAGGTGCGCGAGATCGGCGGGCTGCTGAAGCTGGCGCCGATCGTGCAGGCGGTGCCGGGCATCCCCGGAGGGCCGATCCTGCAGCTGGCCGCGAAGACGGTCGGCGGCGCGAGCGGGGTGCTGGGGCGGCTCTTCGGCCGCGGTTAG
- a CDS encoding ABC transporter ATP-binding protein, with amino-acid sequence MIEVRGLTKRYGEKTAVDGLTFSVKPGVVTGFLGPNGAGKSTTMRMVLGLDRPTAGTATIGGRPYADQPAPLHEVGALLEARAVHTSRSARNHLRALAATHGIRRSRVDEVIDLVGLADVARKRAGGFSLGMGQRLGIASALLGDPPTLILDEPVNGLDPEGIRWVRELLKGLAAEGRTVFVSSHLMSEMEDTAEHVIVVGRGRLIADTSIADLIRSASGSSVLVRSPEAQRLRGALAAPDVTVSSTEDSVLHVTGLTAAHIGDVARDLGVAVHELTPQQASLEEAFMTMTRDEVEYHAHTTTEGPATA; translated from the coding sequence GTGATCGAGGTCCGCGGGCTGACCAAGCGCTACGGCGAGAAGACCGCCGTCGACGGGCTGACCTTCAGCGTCAAACCCGGCGTCGTCACCGGCTTCCTCGGCCCGAACGGCGCCGGGAAGTCCACGACGATGCGGATGGTGCTCGGCCTCGACCGCCCCACCGCCGGGACGGCGACCATCGGCGGCCGGCCCTACGCCGACCAGCCCGCGCCGCTGCACGAGGTCGGCGCGCTGCTCGAGGCCCGAGCCGTGCACACCTCCCGCTCGGCCCGCAACCACCTGCGCGCGCTGGCCGCCACGCACGGCATCCGCCGCAGCCGCGTCGACGAGGTCATCGACCTGGTCGGCCTCGCAGACGTCGCGCGCAAGCGGGCCGGAGGCTTCTCCCTCGGCATGGGCCAGCGCCTGGGCATCGCCTCGGCGCTGCTCGGTGACCCGCCGACGCTCATCCTCGACGAGCCGGTCAACGGCCTGGACCCCGAGGGCATCCGCTGGGTGCGCGAGCTGCTCAAGGGGCTCGCGGCCGAGGGGCGCACCGTCTTCGTCTCCAGCCACCTGATGAGCGAGATGGAGGACACCGCCGAGCACGTGATCGTGGTGGGCCGCGGCCGGCTCATCGCCGACACCTCGATCGCCGACCTCATCCGGAGCGCCTCGGGGAGCTCGGTGCTCGTCCGCAGCCCGGAGGCGCAGCGGCTGCGCGGCGCGCTGGCGGCGCCCGACGTGACCGTCTCCAGCACCGAGGACAGCGTCCTGCACGTCACCGGGCTGACCGCCGCCCACATCGGCGACGTCGCCCGCGACCTCGGCGTCGCCGTGCACGAGCTGACCCCGCAGCAGGCCTCGCTCGAGGAGGCGTTCATGACCATGACCCGCGACGAGGTCGAGTACCACGCGCACACGACCACGGAAGGACCGGCGACGGCATGA
- a CDS encoding CbtB domain-containing protein, which produces MSSMSSTPTAARTPVVVSLPSAAMWLVGTAVLAVLAYYFIGVDQGMTSVFGNNTVIHEFVHDARHFLGFPCH; this is translated from the coding sequence ATGAGCAGCATGTCCAGCACCCCCACCGCCGCCCGGACGCCGGTCGTCGTCTCGCTGCCCAGCGCGGCGATGTGGCTGGTCGGCACCGCCGTGCTGGCCGTGCTCGCCTACTACTTCATCGGCGTCGACCAGGGCATGACCTCGGTGTTCGGCAACAACACCGTCATCCACGAGTTCGTGCACGACGCGCGGCACTTCCTCGGCTTCCCCTGCCACTGA
- a CDS encoding ABC transporter permease subunit, translated as MTTATAPATSRPPADTRRERVTFPRAVTSEWIKLFSLRSSWITLAVAVLAVIGLGALFSAVTNAHWSEIRPEERLNFDPVGVSLRGVMLAQLVIGVLGALVVTGEYATGMIRSSLMAVPRRWPVLGAKAVVFAAVTFVLMLVSAFVAFFMGQAALGSHGTTLGAAHALRPIVGVALYLTVVALFALGLGFALRNTAGTIATLFALLLVVPGLAQLLPTSWQPHVLPYLPSNAGASVFQVHPDTGMLSTWTGFAVFCAWAAAALVAGLVVLKKRDA; from the coding sequence ATGACCACCGCCACCGCGCCGGCCACGAGCCGACCGCCCGCCGACACCCGCCGCGAGCGGGTGACCTTCCCGCGGGCCGTGACGTCCGAGTGGATCAAGCTGTTCTCGCTGCGCTCGAGCTGGATCACCCTCGCCGTCGCCGTGCTCGCCGTGATCGGCCTCGGGGCGTTGTTCTCGGCCGTCACCAACGCGCACTGGTCGGAGATCCGGCCGGAGGAGCGGCTGAACTTCGACCCGGTCGGCGTCAGCCTGCGCGGGGTGATGCTGGCGCAGCTGGTCATCGGCGTGCTGGGTGCGCTGGTGGTCACCGGCGAGTACGCCACCGGCATGATCCGCTCCAGCCTCATGGCCGTGCCGCGCCGGTGGCCGGTGCTGGGCGCGAAGGCCGTCGTCTTCGCCGCCGTGACGTTCGTGCTCATGCTCGTCTCCGCGTTCGTCGCCTTCTTCATGGGCCAAGCGGCGCTGGGCTCGCACGGCACGACGCTCGGCGCGGCGCACGCTCTCCGGCCGATCGTGGGCGTGGCGCTGTACCTCACGGTCGTGGCGCTGTTCGCGCTCGGGCTCGGGTTCGCCCTGCGCAACACGGCCGGGACGATCGCGACCCTGTTCGCTCTGCTCCTCGTGGTGCCCGGACTGGCCCAGCTGCTGCCCACCAGCTGGCAGCCGCACGTGCTGCCCTACCTGCCGAGCAACGCCGGGGCCTCCGTGTTCCAGGTGCACCCGGACACCGGCATGCTCAGCACGTGGACGGGCTTCGCCGTGTTCTGCGCGTGGGCGGCGGCCGCTCTGGTGGCGGGGCTGGTCGTGCTGAAGAAGCGCGACGCCTGA
- a CDS encoding ArsR/SmtB family transcription factor: MSNQSAADGAFDALGDPMRRRILECLRDGALPVGELAGRLPVGRPAVSKHLRVLEGAGLVEHRSRGTRNLYALAPGALAPLQQWLTGVWDTALASFAQFVDDEERNRP; the protein is encoded by the coding sequence ATGAGCAACCAATCGGCCGCAGACGGCGCGTTCGACGCTCTCGGCGACCCGATGCGGCGCCGGATCCTCGAGTGCCTGCGCGACGGCGCGCTGCCGGTGGGGGAGCTGGCCGGCCGGTTGCCGGTGGGCCGCCCCGCCGTCAGCAAGCACCTGCGCGTGCTTGAAGGCGCCGGGCTGGTCGAGCACCGCTCGCGCGGCACCCGCAACCTGTACGCGCTCGCTCCGGGCGCCCTCGCGCCGCTGCAGCAGTGGCTCACCGGGGTGTGGGACACCGCGCTGGCGTCCTTCGCGCAGTTCGTGGACGACGAGGAGAGGAACCGCCCGTGA